GCTTTTGCTGCTGCATGCCAACAGATGATTTGTGGAGTTCCATAAATAAATCTGTAACCTGCTTTAATTGATCACCTCTTCCAACATTTCTATCCTGCAAGTTGTAAATGATAAAATCAATAACTGATGAACTATAATCCTGTTTAAGAGACAGGTagaacaaatgaaataaatttggaCCAAAAAGATAAGCTGAACTAAACAACTACACAGAAATAGACAAATCCACACATGGGTCATAATTCAATACTGTTGGGTATTAAATCAGGTTATACTGCTGCTTGAGAACATTATTGCAGTGTACCACATTGTAGGGGAGACACAGCAAGAATCCCAACGAGTCCTTCATCTGGTAACCAGTCCGAATTTGTGTGATCCTGACCTCCAATTAGTGACTGACCCAGGTTAGACCAGCTCTTGCATAACGCAAACCCAAAGGTCACTTTTGCCTCCTTGTAACTGAACCACCAAAGAAGTGATGGAGAGTTTTAGAATTACTCTCCTGTTATTAATGCAGCCACAAAATCTGTCGACTGTGGCATGTAACACAAAGCCTGATCAGGTATGCAGATAGCCCTGCAAGTGGGTGACATCCAAACTTTTGACATCTCagcttaatattttttcaatggACTGATGTATTGATTATCTCAATGATCCATATACTGCAAAATGCTGATAGCACCACTGTGCATGAATAGGGAAGTACACCTAGCACAGCCTCTTAGACTTGGGTGAAGTGGTGATGGTTGAGAAGGGTGTTATTCTAGGTTTGATTCCTCATAGAATAGTTTCTAAACAAAGAATGAATGATGCAGTAGACCAATCAATCATTTGAATAACAATGATGATGCTcaaatatatcaaaagcacTCAAAAATTACACTCCCAGCTCAAGTTAAACATGAATTTACTGAATAAGAAATCAATGATAGAATCTATAATATGATaaacaaaataccaaaaaaaaaaccaatagtTAACATATATAACTTAGAAAACCAGATGTGCCTCCTCTATTGTTGACTTGTTGCTTTCCTAGACTGATAGGAACAACTGGATCTGAATAACGAATAATAGAACATAATTCAATGCTATCATATGAATCAGGGTTAATCTaactttattttacaatttgttatattagaaacaaaaatattttcattaaccgagtaaaaaagagaaggatgagaatcCTTCCCTAAAAACAAAACCTAgtcaaaacaaaggaaaaaaaaaaaaaaaaaaccagaagaCATTACAAACATCTcgatatttctattttaatcCTTTTGATCTACATATTGAAATTCAATTAAGTTGAATAAAGTTGAGAGGAATGCCTTTAAAAGTTGTAGTAGTCGATGCCCCAAAAGATGAATAGAAATAGATTAGATTCCATAATGTTTTGGAAGTCCACCACTTGTCCTCAaagatccttgcatttctttcccaccataCTATCCAAATCAATGTAGCACTCCCTAGGAAATCTCCACAATCACTCCCCTAATTAGAGGGCCGTATTTCTCAAAGAAATGTTCCTGAACACTAATCCTCCTTTCCCCTTAGGCTTGTACATTTGGATCCAGCTAATAAGATGATCTCTCTTTCCCTCCCCAAACcctaaccaaagaaaatccttttGCATATTCTCAATCATTGCTACCACTGAGAATGGAATCTTGCACACTAAAAGGAAATAGCTAGGTATGTGAGACAAACAAGACTAAATTAGATGGAAAACGGACTCatacaaaaattcataaaaaaataaaaaaaataaaaaaccttggAACTACAAGTTTCCTGTATGTTGAATCACTGATCCCAATCAAATCAAACCCTATATCAAAGATTATCCTCACCATCATTTCATACTTTTCTAGTTTGCTAGTAGCACATTTCATGTCCACAAACTTAACtctcaatttttgtttcaaagaATAAATCACCAATATCTCTAAATATACAATGAACCTTATATgataagaagaaaattaaggttAAGGTTAGGACACGATTATAGTTATCTTGTACTGGAAGAGAGCTGTCTTTTATTCTCACTAAAAATAACCTTGTTTTTTCCATCTCTACAAGTCAAATTTTGCATAGATGTGCTGGCAATACATTTGCCTTgacaatattaaaattacaattttttaaaatactttgaaGAACATTTACACCATTATTGCATCtatgtttaaattaaaatataaaaatttatacatttatagataaaaaaatattcaaaaatgtAAAAAGTACAATTTCTTAATCATAATAGTTGAAATCAAAACAAGTATATGTTTATAAactttaagatttaaaaataattattttgaactatcaataaatatttttttctttgttcattttgtataggattttataattttttttagtttctaaacctttttttttctaattatactTTGCATCAGATAGCGATAAGGAATAAATGGGGAAAGAAATATTCATTGATAATGGTAGTGATTTGTACTGATGTGGGTCTAGAAatcaatttcctaaattacATGATGCACCATTTAGCAAATAACCAATCCAGAACTCATTTTCTTGTAAGCAAGGGATAAAACAAATGTCTATTGCATAACCTGAGGATAATGCGAGTTCAGAAATTTGTTCTTGGTGTTTCCATTTATTCaaacatacatatataattGAATACCATTATAGGTGCAGTAGACACATGTTCATATTGACTGCTAACCAAATTTGTTTCTCTGTTGCctgaaaattttatcaaattcaaATAGGAAGTGCTATCCTACAATTAAAAGAGAATAGGACAATTATTAAACAATGTGTCAGTACAGAAAACATCTAATCTTCTAGGAGAAGAAATGGAGGTCCATTACTTTGCCACACAAGttataatcatttttacttAACGCTAAAACATGCATTCAAACTGTGTCTCTAGTAAAAGTCAAATCACACGTATAAGTAGCCTGTGTTGATAATGATTAATGGGATAAATTATGCCTGCAACAGAAATGCATCTACAGCAAATAAGAAGaggaaacagaaaaaaaaaaaaaaaaaaaaaaaaaacagctctATATTCACAGGAAGTTTGAAAGGTGGCACAATGAGGTGTTGAGACATTTGAAACATATAAGTAAAGGACACAAAAGACAAATAAGAGAAGTAGAAGAAAAGCTCTGTATTGACAGAAGATTGAAATGTGGTACAATGGGGATTTAAGATAGCCCCTACCAAAATAGAATTATTCCAAATTCAAGCTTTGATCCCCTCAATGTTAGCTGGAGACAAAACCATAATCCAAGCAAAATACTTAGAAATTTTTGCAGGTGAAAGTGCCCAACAACCATGGTAACAGGGATACTTACAAATGTAAATCCAGATAAAAGGATTGACTCTGCACTTTGCCCCAGTTTTCTGGGATCATGCTGCAATATTAGAAGCAAGAAAATGGTTAGTTCTTGCAGTACTTCATGATATAAGATTAGCAATTTACAAGAAAACCATGGTGTTTGAAAACTTATAATACATGGATGTTGGTTGCTGTATCAAGGTGAAAATCTTCTCAAACCGAACTGTTTGTAAAACAAACTCCCAGTCTGTATTTGAGGCTTTGGGTTTTATACATTTCATAAACTTCCACGAACTAATTCCATCTGTCTAAGTAAACAGAGTTCAATATTGAGGTCAAAATTTGAAACGTCAGTCGAAGCTAGTATAGGATGACCACAAATCCCTTCAGATTAACTCCAATATTTCACCCAATACACAAAATGGAGATAAGATACCCGTGCTGATGTCATCTTAATTGACACAACTTCAAAACTTAGTGTCCTCCTTGCATGGTCACCAATAATCTCCGCAAGAACAAGAACCATCTTTGAAGCAATGGAACCGATTCAAATCTCTCACAATTATCTCCCGCTCATAGATTTTTGATATGAACTTAGTAGCCGCATGGCAGTCTCCACAAATTCGAAGGTTTTTTGTTACTCGGAGAACTACTCCAGGGCTGGTGTTAAGAAGCCCAAAAGCAATTGCCAGCTTCTCACTGTGCGTTGTAAGgttatattctttttcttcttcactaATATCATGCAACACAAAGCTAGTATCTGGTATGTACCCAGCCATCTTAATCTTTTCAGGCAGGGCCTccaaaaatttgtaaatttcCTTAGCCTGTGGGTGAGATTTATCAGCCCCCATAAACAAATGGGATTTCCCATTAATCTTGATCCAACTGCATCCAGGACTCTTCTTCATGCCTTGATATTTTAAAAGAGCCCTCAACTTCTTTACCTCCTCCCACATCCCAGCTTCAGCATACAAATTTGATAGCAGAACATAATTCCCACTGTTATCTGGTTCTAAAACAAAGAGCCTTCTAGCTGCCAACTCTGCTATCTCCAAATTCCGGTGGCTCCGGCAAGCAGCCAACAGTGCACCCCAAACGCTTGGTCCAGCTTGCATCGGCATTTGACTAATCAGCTCCTTTGCTTCCACCAATCGCCCAGCACGGCCGAGAAGATCTACGACACATGCATAATGCTCAACTCTTGGTTCAACTGAGTGAATTGTACTCATATCATTGAAGTACTTCAAGCCAGCATCAATAAGACCTGAATGGCTGCATCCAGATAACAATCCCATGAATGTTACAGCATCAGGTTGAACCCCAGCTCTTAACATGTTCTCAAAAATTGAAACTGCTTCTACACCACAGCCATGAGAGGCATAAGCCGTTATCATAGTGTTCCAAGCAATcaaattctttccattttgagcTATCGTATCAAAACAGCGCCGAGCTTCAACGAGGCTCCCACATTTGGCATACATCCCAGCAAGTGCAGTCTGCACTGATGAATTCAAATGCAAACCAATTCCATTAGCAAAATTATGAATCCGCCTCCCACGCTCAAGAGCAGCTGACTGAGCACAAGCAGGGAGAACACTCACAATAGTTACCCAATTGGGCTTCATCTCTGAACCCTCTTGCAACATCTCATCAAACAAACCCAGTGCTTGCTCCGCAAAACCATTCTGTGTGTAGCCTGATATCATAgcagtccaagaaacaatattCCGGCGCTCCATCCGTTCGAACAAATCCTCAGCAACACCAATCTCGCCCTCTTTCATATAACCCGCAATCAAAGCATTCCAAGAAGCCACATCCCTAACAACCATTTTATCAAACAGCTTACGGGCATCACCAATCACACCACATTTCACATACATATCAATCAAAGAAGCCCCCACGTAAAAATCACCCTCCAATCCAACTCTCAAGCCCTGCCCATGAAC
The window above is part of the Vitis riparia cultivar Riparia Gloire de Montpellier isolate 1030 chromosome 12, EGFV_Vit.rip_1.0, whole genome shotgun sequence genome. Proteins encoded here:
- the LOC117927288 gene encoding pentatricopeptide repeat-containing protein At5g66520-like → MQHGLRRPVSATILPLKSLLSHPIPPPPAPPPPPSPEFTPKPSLNLQLRILLQPILQHFPHPSSYAPIFQFLTRHNFIKLGQQAHAQIVLRGLQPNAFLAAKMVAMYASSGDLDSAVVVFDRIDNPSSLLYNSIIRAYTRHGFPEKTLEAYARMHFLGLLSDNFTLPFVLKSCADLSRVCMGRCVHGQGLRVGLEGDFYVGASLIDMYVKCGVIGDARKLFDKMVVRDVASWNALIAGYMKEGEIGVAEDLFERMERRNIVSWTAMISGYTQNGFAEQALGLFDEMLQEGSEMKPNWVTIVSVLPACAQSAALERGRRIHNFANGIGLHLNSSVQTALAGMYAKCGSLVEARRCFDTIAQNGKNLIAWNTMITAYASHGCGVEAVSIFENMLRAGVQPDAVTFMGLLSGCSHSGLIDAGLKYFNDMSTIHSVEPRVEHYACVVDLLGRAGRLVEAKELISQMPMQAGPSVWGALLAACRSHRNLEIAELAARRLFVLEPDNSGNYVLLSNLYAEAGMWEEVKKLRALLKYQGMKKSPGCSWIKINGKSHLFMGADKSHPQAKEIYKFLEALPEKIKMAGYIPDTSFVLHDISEEEKEYNLTTHSEKLAIAFGLLNTSPGVVLRVTKNLRICGDCHAATKFISKIYEREIIVRDLNRFHCFKDGSCSCGDYW